The proteins below are encoded in one region of Salmo salar chromosome ssa02, Ssal_v3.1, whole genome shotgun sequence:
- the LOC106581708 gene encoding post-GPI attachment to proteins factor 6-like, with translation MYDLTWYLRWGAPPVIDPVGRVFPNNTVTSPVLSLNLSMTSSQSNSTFNLSNPAPGDWYLAAHLPRDDGRIEHKGFPSCSYFFQPQLSVRRAVDTPILQATPLTQTASPNRPALLRYPNPQP, from the exons ATGTATGACCTCACATG gtaTTTGCGTTGGGGGGCTCCTCCAGTCATCGACCCAGTAGGACGGGTGTTTCCTAACAACACTGTGACATCACCAGTCCTCTCACTCAACCTGTCCATGACATCATCGCAAAGCAACTCAACCTTTAACCTGTCTAACCCCGCCCCCGGAGACTGGTACCTGGCGGCTCACCTGCCCCGAGACGATGGACGCATCGAACACAAG ggATTCCCGTCCTGTTCCTACTTCTTCCAGCCCCAGCTGTCAGTCAGGAGAGCAGTGGACACACCCATCCTCCAGGCCACGCCCCTAACCCAGACCGCCTCCCCCAACAGACCTGCACTACTCAGGTACCCTaacccccagccctaa